The following are encoded in a window of Nitrospirota bacterium genomic DNA:
- the ileS gene encoding isoleucine--tRNA ligase gives MTTDYKDTLNLPNTAFPMKANLAQKEVELLAVWEKSGTYHKMQQKDRAKSYILHDGPPYANGNIHLGHALNKILKDMIVKYKAMKGHYAPYVPGWDCHGLPIEHQVDKNLGAKKENTTITEKRKLCREYAAKFLDIQREEFKRLGVFGDWQDPYITMSFLYEATIVRELNRFVQNGSVYKGKKPVHWCPTCVTALAEAEVEYADKESPSVYVKFRVKDPRGKFSPDAVKGTYFVIWTTTPWTLPANMALALHPKFIYRLVQTPEGELILAQDLIQICMEKFGYKEGDYKITDGGWAGSELEGIVCRHPWIERDVPAILGEHVTLDQGTGIVHTAPGHGEEDYEIGLKYGLDVYAPVDKKGCFTDEVEGFTGQFVFKANQEVINKLKEEHALLGVPENIKHSYPHCWRCKRPVIFRATEQWFISMEKNDLRHRALDEIKKTKWVPTWGMDRINGMVENRPDWCISRQRSWGVPIALFQCKKCKQFINDKAVMERIEQEFAQHGADIWFEKTEAELLPANYKCAKCGSQEFIKEMDILDVWFDSGVSHAAVMEADERLTSPADLYLEGSDQHRGWFQSSLLTSVGTRGRAPYKAVLTHGFVVDGQGKKMSKSLGNVISPQEITKKHGSEILRLWTSSADYREDMRISNEIMSRLVEAYRKIRNTCRFLLGNINDFDPAMAELSKIQKDDLLEIDRYALSILQGLIRKVSTAYETFAFHEVYHAIYKFCVIDMSSFYLDILKDRLYTFKAGSKERRSAQIVLYNILISLTKMVAPVLSFTAEEIWQHIPGKKEESVFLSTFPEVKEEFIDTELEQTWERLAKVRDEVNKALEIKRQEKVIGNALEAKVTLFVNEEMSQLLEKYNEFLPTLFIVSAVEALKDSKAAETAYQSSEVEGLSVFVEKAEGNKCQRCWNWDVNVGKYETHPELCKKCYEVIAS, from the coding sequence ATGACCACTGATTATAAAGATACATTAAATCTTCCCAATACTGCATTTCCCATGAAGGCGAATTTGGCCCAGAAAGAGGTGGAGCTGCTTGCCGTCTGGGAGAAAAGCGGGACTTACCACAAGATGCAGCAGAAAGACCGGGCCAAAAGCTACATCCTGCATGACGGCCCTCCGTACGCAAACGGCAATATTCATCTGGGACACGCCCTCAATAAGATCCTTAAGGACATGATCGTGAAATATAAGGCAATGAAAGGGCACTACGCGCCTTACGTACCGGGCTGGGACTGTCACGGCCTTCCCATTGAGCATCAGGTGGATAAAAACCTCGGGGCCAAGAAAGAGAACACGACCATAACGGAAAAGAGAAAACTTTGCAGGGAATATGCCGCGAAGTTTTTAGACATTCAACGGGAGGAGTTTAAACGCCTCGGCGTATTCGGCGACTGGCAGGACCCGTACATTACAATGTCTTTTCTCTATGAAGCGACTATAGTCAGAGAGCTTAACAGGTTTGTTCAAAATGGCTCTGTTTATAAAGGGAAGAAACCCGTTCACTGGTGTCCGACTTGCGTGACTGCGCTTGCCGAGGCAGAGGTGGAATATGCTGACAAGGAATCTCCTTCAGTCTATGTGAAGTTTAGAGTGAAAGATCCAAGAGGTAAGTTCTCGCCGGATGCCGTGAAAGGTACGTACTTTGTAATATGGACGACAACCCCGTGGACGCTCCCTGCAAATATGGCTTTGGCGCTGCACCCAAAATTTATTTACCGTCTTGTCCAGACACCTGAAGGGGAACTGATACTCGCTCAGGACCTGATTCAAATCTGCATGGAGAAATTTGGATATAAAGAAGGCGATTATAAAATCACAGACGGAGGATGGGCCGGCTCAGAGCTCGAAGGCATTGTTTGCAGACATCCGTGGATTGAAAGAGATGTGCCTGCAATTTTAGGCGAACATGTGACCCTGGACCAGGGCACCGGAATAGTCCACACAGCTCCGGGTCATGGTGAAGAGGATTATGAAATAGGATTGAAATACGGATTGGATGTGTATGCGCCGGTTGATAAAAAGGGTTGCTTCACTGATGAGGTTGAAGGTTTTACCGGTCAATTTGTTTTTAAAGCCAACCAGGAAGTTATTAATAAGCTCAAAGAAGAACATGCGCTTCTCGGTGTACCTGAGAATATAAAACATTCCTATCCTCACTGCTGGAGATGCAAAAGGCCAGTGATCTTCAGGGCCACGGAGCAGTGGTTCATTTCTATGGAGAAAAATGATCTGAGACATCGCGCCCTTGATGAAATTAAAAAAACTAAATGGGTCCCGACATGGGGTATGGACAGGATCAACGGGATGGTAGAGAACCGGCCTGACTGGTGTATCTCAAGGCAAAGGTCATGGGGCGTGCCCATAGCATTGTTCCAGTGCAAAAAATGCAAGCAATTCATAAACGACAAAGCGGTTATGGAAAGGATTGAGCAGGAATTTGCACAGCATGGGGCGGACATCTGGTTTGAAAAGACCGAGGCGGAGCTGCTTCCCGCTAACTACAAATGCGCAAAGTGCGGCTCACAGGAGTTTATAAAAGAGATGGATATCCTTGATGTGTGGTTTGATTCAGGCGTAAGCCACGCGGCGGTCATGGAGGCTGATGAGCGGCTCACGAGTCCTGCTGACCTTTATCTTGAAGGCAGTGATCAACACAGGGGTTGGTTTCAGAGTTCGCTCCTCACTTCTGTCGGCACTCGCGGCAGGGCGCCGTATAAGGCAGTCCTCACCCACGGCTTTGTTGTGGACGGGCAAGGGAAAAAGATGTCCAAGTCCCTCGGCAATGTTATTTCGCCTCAGGAAATTACAAAGAAACACGGCTCTGAAATATTGCGGCTCTGGACTTCATCTGCCGATTACAGGGAGGACATGAGGATCTCAAATGAGATCATGTCCCGTCTTGTCGAGGCATATAGAAAAATCAGGAACACCTGCCGGTTTCTTCTTGGGAATATAAATGACTTTGATCCGGCGATGGCGGAATTAAGTAAGATACAAAAAGATGACTTACTTGAGATAGACAGATACGCCCTGAGCATTCTTCAGGGACTGATCAGGAAAGTAAGTACTGCCTACGAGACCTTTGCGTTTCATGAGGTCTACCATGCCATATATAAGTTCTGCGTAATTGACATGAGCTCATTCTATCTTGACATCCTCAAAGACAGGCTGTATACATTTAAGGCTGGCTCAAAGGAGAGAAGGTCGGCGCAGATAGTTTTATATAACATATTGATATCATTAACAAAAATGGTAGCTCCAGTCCTGTCTTTTACTGCTGAAGAGATCTGGCAGCATATCCCCGGTAAGAAGGAAGAGAGTGTGTTTCTTTCTACCTTTCCGGAGGTGAAAGAAGAATTTATTGACACGGAACTGGAGCAAACCTGGGAGAGGCTTGCAAAGGTTCGTGATGAAGTCAATAAGGCATTAGAAATTAAACGCCAGGAGAAAGTTATCGGCAACGCCCTTGAAGCAAAGGTTACATTATTCGTAAATGAAGAAATGTCTCAACTCCTTGAAAAATACAATGAATTTCTACCGACACTTTTTATAGTCTCTGCTGTAGAAGCCTTGAAAGATTCAAAGGCGGCTGAAACTGCATATCAAAGTTCAGAAGTTGAAGGGCTTTCCGTCTTTGTAGAAAAGGCAGAGGGAAATAAGTGCCAGCGGTGCTGGAACTGGGACGTCAATGTCGGAAAATATGAGACCCATCCCGAGCTGTGCAAAAAATGTTATGAAGTGATTGCATCGTGA
- a CDS encoding response regulator gives MKNILIVDDDSELRANLSEILSKKGYHTDEASTGIEAIEKVTANKFDVMLLDLMMPKMSGMDALAEIRKRSPGTKVIMITAFATVDNAVKAIKKGASDYISKPFKIEDLHAIIRRALEESRFEEGIKKLDMDFTLSSLTNSIRRKVIKLLHQNRGLHLMEITKALDIEDHTKVVFHLKNLKESGIIEQDKEKSYFLTKEGEKTLECMKILENYLSK, from the coding sequence ATGAAAAACATCCTTATAGTTGATGACGATAGCGAACTAAGGGCCAATCTCTCCGAGATACTGAGCAAGAAGGGATACCATACAGACGAAGCGTCCACAGGGATAGAGGCCATTGAGAAAGTTACAGCAAATAAATTTGATGTTATGCTTCTGGACCTTATGATGCCGAAGATGAGCGGCATGGATGCGCTTGCAGAAATCAGGAAGCGCAGTCCGGGGACGAAGGTAATTATGATTACCGCCTTTGCCACAGTTGATAACGCAGTTAAGGCGATAAAAAAAGGCGCAAGCGACTACATATCCAAGCCCTTCAAGATAGAAGACCTGCACGCAATAATAAGGCGCGCGCTGGAAGAGTCCAGATTTGAAGAAGGCATTAAAAAATTGGACATGGATTTTACCCTAAGCTCTTTGACCAATTCCATAAGGAGAAAAGTTATCAAACTGCTCCACCAGAACAGAGGCCTGCACCTTATGGAAATAACAAAGGCGCTGGACATAGAAGACCACACAAAAGTAGTTTTTCATCTTAAGAATCTTAAAGAGTCCGGGATCATTGAGCAGGACAAAGAGAAGTCATATTTTCTTACAAAAGAAGGTGAAAAGACCCTGGAGTGCATGAAGATTTTAGAGAATTACCTCTCAAAATGA
- a CDS encoding tetratricopeptide repeat protein: MKKIIVTLLIIAFTLSFSLAWAQKTPMEKAYSLYFQGKMDEAISIMKDEAEKKPDPKTYYFIGYAYYKMKKMDVAKEYFDRAYQLESFYAPIVPK, translated from the coding sequence ATGAAAAAAATTATCGTAACATTATTAATTATTGCTTTCACCTTGTCCTTCTCTCTGGCCTGGGCGCAGAAGACGCCGATGGAAAAGGCCTACTCTCTTTATTTCCAGGGCAAAATGGACGAGGCCATCAGCATTATGAAAGATGAGGCCGAGAAAAAACCCGACCCGAAGACCTACTACTTCATCGGCTACGCTTATTACAAGATGAAAAAGATGGACGTGGCCAAGGAGTATTTTGACAGGGCTTATCAGCTGGAATCTTTTTACGCGCCGATCGTTCCAAAGTAA
- the tsaD gene encoding tRNA (adenosine(37)-N6)-threonylcarbamoyltransferase complex transferase subunit TsaD encodes MLILGIDTSCDDTAASIVMDGSSIISNIVSSQNEIHKKYGGIVPELASRRHLEMICPVVDEAIKQAGVGIRDISAIAVSHGPGLIGSLLVGVCFAKSLSFVHTVPLVAVNHLEGHIFSVFLETKPEFPFLALVVSGGHTSIYKVDGFGQYIELGRTRDDAAGEAYDKVAKLLGFGYPGGPIIDALASKGNPQAVAFPKALLKDSFDFSFSGLKTAVLNYVRKNPEASKEDIAASFQSAVVGSLTNRIIDVTRATGIKTIILSGGVAANSALRENIKREALEKDFEVYFPSLHLCTDNAAMIAAAGYHHLINAKTVDLSLNPKAYLPLGSADD; translated from the coding sequence ATGCTGATTTTGGGAATAGATACATCCTGTGACGACACCGCCGCCTCTATTGTTATGGATGGAAGCAGTATCATTTCAAATATCGTCTCAAGCCAGAATGAAATCCACAAAAAGTATGGCGGCATAGTCCCGGAGCTTGCATCAAGAAGACACCTGGAGATGATCTGCCCCGTTGTTGATGAGGCAATAAAGCAAGCCGGGGTTGGGATACGTGATATCTCTGCGATTGCAGTAAGTCATGGGCCCGGGTTGATCGGCTCGCTCCTTGTCGGGGTTTGCTTTGCGAAATCACTTTCATTTGTCCACACTGTCCCGCTGGTTGCCGTAAATCATCTGGAGGGGCATATATTTTCAGTATTTCTTGAGACTAAGCCCGAGTTTCCCTTTCTCGCCCTTGTAGTATCAGGCGGGCATACAAGCATATACAAGGTGGACGGCTTTGGACAATATATTGAATTGGGCAGGACAAGGGATGATGCCGCGGGAGAAGCATATGATAAGGTGGCGAAGCTCCTTGGATTTGGATACCCCGGTGGCCCGATCATTGATGCGCTTGCGTCAAAAGGGAATCCCCAAGCTGTGGCCTTCCCAAAGGCGCTTCTTAAAGATAGTTTCGACTTTAGTTTTAGCGGATTAAAAACTGCGGTATTAAACTATGTCAGAAAAAACCCTGAGGCAAGCAAAGAGGATATTGCCGCAAGCTTTCAATCCGCTGTTGTGGGAAGTTTGACAAACAGAATAATTGACGTGACGAGAGCAACCGGTATTAAAACAATCATTCTCTCTGGAGGAGTAGCCGCAAACAGCGCCTTACGAGAAAATATCAAGCGGGAAGCTCTTGAAAAAGATTTTGAGGTTTATTTTCCTTCGCTGCACTTATGCACTGACAATGCGGCAATGATAGCTGCCGCAGGATACCATCATCTTATAAACGCGAAAACAGTAGATCTTTCCTTAAATCCAAAGGCTTATCTGCCGCTTGGGTCAGCCGACGACTGA
- a CDS encoding bifunctional precorrin-2 dehydrogenase/sirohydrochlorin ferrochelatase, which yields MKYYPVFLNLKNKKTVVVGGGRVAERKVRILLKAGALVKIISPEITRNLRILKDKGKIKHIIRAYKTGDTKDAFVVIACTSSTEVNTQIAREAGHLVNVIDLPSEGNFIAPSIVRRGPLTIAISTEGASPAISKAIRKEMEKLYDKEFALYLKFVESTRNRAIKKLLDNKKREKLLKSLASENIFRILRKNGFRAASEYINQQVYPL from the coding sequence GTGAAATATTATCCCGTCTTTTTGAATCTGAAAAATAAAAAAACAGTTGTAGTTGGAGGAGGCCGTGTTGCGGAAAGAAAGGTGCGCATACTTCTCAAGGCAGGAGCTTTGGTTAAAATAATAAGCCCTGAAATTACACGCAACTTACGGATACTTAAAGATAAAGGGAAGATTAAACATATTATAAGGGCCTATAAAACTGGAGACACTAAAGACGCCTTTGTCGTAATCGCGTGCACCTCTTCCACTGAGGTAAATACCCAGATAGCGCGTGAGGCGGGACATCTCGTAAATGTAATTGATCTGCCCTCAGAGGGAAATTTTATCGCACCTTCAATCGTAAGGCGCGGGCCTTTGACTATTGCTATCTCAACTGAAGGCGCGAGTCCAGCAATCTCAAAGGCCATTAGAAAAGAAATGGAAAAACTTTACGATAAAGAATTTGCACTTTATTTAAAGTTTGTCGAATCAACCCGTAACAGGGCGATAAAGAAACTACTGGACAATAAAAAAAGGGAGAAACTTCTTAAATCTCTTGCTTCAGAAAACATCTTTCGCATTCTTAGAAAAAACGGCTTTCGGGCTGCCTCTGAATATATTAATCAGCAGGTTTATCCATTATGA
- the lspA gene encoding signal peptidase II, protein MLIAIIASLVVITDYITKKAIVAKLTLFDKIDVLPFLRIVHVENKGAAFGLFANLGNNIFMAISVIAIIAILVYVSKFAKGSEVFSFSLILGGAVGNLLDRITTGKVVDFIDVYINKWHWPAFNVADSALTVGIMLFIWSSLKSGKPKEI, encoded by the coding sequence ATGCTCATAGCTATAATTGCTTCTCTTGTTGTGATTACCGATTACATAACTAAAAAGGCTATCGTCGCCAAACTTACACTCTTTGACAAGATTGATGTGCTGCCATTCTTAAGGATAGTTCATGTGGAAAATAAAGGGGCCGCCTTTGGGCTTTTCGCTAATCTCGGCAATAATATATTTATGGCAATTTCAGTTATCGCAATTATCGCGATCCTGGTATATGTATCCAAATTTGCTAAAGGAAGCGAGGTGTTTTCTTTTTCCCTGATTCTCGGCGGCGCAGTCGGGAACTTGTTAGATAGAATTACCACTGGGAAGGTAGTTGATTTTATTGATGTTTATATTAATAAATGGCACTGGCCGGCATTCAACGTGGCAGACTCCGCGTTAACAGTTGGGATCATGTTGTTTATCTGGTCGAGTTTAAAATCCGGGAAACCTAAAGAAATCTGA
- a CDS encoding GHKL domain-containing protein produces the protein MIDFAVFSDIPPIGHLYFFYGLSFLLLGLFIVLKIKTSDLKLANHLQLLAWFGFTHGTHEWLELYLLLKGRYVLMHEVFWVKMVAVFVAVLSFLFLLLFGLSLISLTHNSIKKWLKGIPAILFLFWCIYLLNTGFSIGHQLFEQLEILTRKTFGFVGGLLTAYGLIMYSLREEGLGIPVSRKLFYAGVIFLLYGIFAGLFPSRIAVPYFQVPVEGLRGLCAVLITYFVVRALNIFDTETRRSLEQQVRRLARYEKLAPLGRLAAGTAHEINNPLTSISLNVQMLRDELEGMDNHEIRRRVDSIEKNTDRVAAITKDLLQFSRITEPVQKPVNIHTVIDEALSLLKNKLRNVIVHKTLLNVSNVMGDAVQLTQVFINILTNSIQAIPESGHINIECSHSDSWVKIKIADTGTGISQENLLKVFDPFFSTKEVGSGTGLGLSLCYGIINQHNGEIDIESREGLGTTVTVRLPAANGKNAGKF, from the coding sequence ATGATTGATTTTGCCGTGTTTTCTGACATCCCTCCAATTGGCCACCTGTATTTCTTTTATGGTCTTTCCTTTTTGTTGTTAGGTCTGTTCATTGTATTAAAGATAAAGACAAGTGACCTGAAACTTGCAAACCATCTTCAATTGCTGGCGTGGTTCGGGTTCACACATGGAACACACGAATGGCTTGAACTCTACCTGCTTTTAAAAGGACGATATGTATTGATGCACGAGGTCTTCTGGGTAAAAATGGTAGCGGTATTTGTTGCTGTACTGTCATTCTTGTTCCTGTTGCTGTTCGGCTTATCACTTATATCACTAACCCATAACAGCATTAAGAAATGGTTAAAGGGAATTCCTGCTATTCTATTTCTCTTCTGGTGTATCTATCTGTTGAATACAGGATTCAGCATAGGTCATCAATTATTTGAACAATTAGAGATCTTGACGAGAAAGACCTTTGGTTTTGTTGGAGGGCTCCTGACAGCCTACGGATTAATAATGTATTCATTAAGGGAAGAAGGCTTAGGCATTCCTGTTTCACGAAAGCTTTTCTATGCCGGCGTCATATTTTTACTTTACGGTATTTTTGCAGGGCTGTTCCCCTCCCGCATAGCAGTGCCTTATTTTCAGGTTCCGGTAGAGGGCCTGCGCGGACTGTGTGCTGTCCTTATTACTTATTTCGTCGTGAGGGCATTGAATATATTCGATACAGAAACCAGGAGAAGTCTGGAACAGCAGGTAAGGCGGCTTGCGCGTTATGAAAAATTAGCGCCCCTCGGACGGCTTGCCGCCGGCACCGCGCATGAGATAAACAATCCGCTTACGAGCATATCATTAAATGTGCAAATGTTGAGAGATGAATTAGAAGGCATGGACAACCATGAGATTAGAAGAAGGGTTGACTCCATAGAAAAAAATACAGACAGGGTAGCCGCCATTACAAAAGACCTGCTGCAGTTTTCCCGTATAACTGAGCCTGTACAAAAGCCCGTTAACATACACACCGTCATTGATGAAGCGCTTTCATTGCTTAAGAATAAATTAAGGAATGTGATTGTACACAAGACGCTTTTGAATGTATCAAATGTGATGGGAGATGCGGTACAATTAACGCAGGTTTTTATAAACATTTTGACCAATTCCATTCAAGCTATTCCTGAGAGCGGCCATATCAACATAGAATGCTCGCATTCCGACAGCTGGGTCAAAATAAAGATAGCCGACACCGGCACAGGGATCTCTCAGGAAAACCTGTTAAAGGTATTTGACCCTTTTTTTTCTACAAAGGAAGTCGGAAGCGGCACAGGGCTTGGTTTATCGCTATGCTACGGCATCATTAACCAGCACAATGGCGAGATAGACATAGAGAGCAGGGAAGGACTGGGGACGACAGTTACTGTCAGACTCCCTGCGGCAAACGGGAAAAATGCGGGAAAATTTTGA
- the bamD gene encoding outer membrane protein assembly factor BamD, whose amino-acid sequence MKYKKTKYVRQIFFLLILLIVLGCSAAQVQEPPFDPEGSLKKANDLISAGSYAEARELLEKIKLKDASQQYSTLAKLRIADTYFEDASYDEAAVEYETFLNTYPYSKYAPYAQYNLALSFFKRITTVDISYSYAQRALKEFEKLRRDYPRNPYMDIVDDRITVCRRVLAEYEFSIGNFYYKKGSYNAAVQRFTGLLENYPDSMKESETLYYLGLSYENLGQRDKAINALTSLIVKFPTIKRANDARELITSFKEKK is encoded by the coding sequence ATGAAATACAAAAAAACTAAATATGTCCGGCAAATCTTTTTTCTGCTTATCCTCCTGATTGTGCTTGGATGCTCGGCCGCCCAGGTCCAGGAACCGCCTTTTGACCCTGAAGGATCTTTGAAAAAGGCAAATGACCTTATATCTGCCGGCTCCTATGCGGAAGCAAGGGAGCTTCTTGAAAAAATTAAATTAAAGGATGCCTCTCAGCAATATTCAACGTTGGCCAAGCTTCGCATCGCTGACACATATTTTGAGGACGCCTCCTATGATGAAGCAGCGGTTGAATACGAAACATTCCTGAATACATATCCATATAGCAAGTATGCGCCTTACGCTCAATATAATCTGGCACTGAGCTTTTTTAAAAGGATAACAACCGTTGACATCAGTTACTCTTATGCTCAACGGGCTTTAAAGGAATTTGAAAAGCTTAGACGGGATTATCCCAGAAACCCATACATGGATATTGTCGACGACAGGATAACCGTGTGCCGGCGAGTGCTTGCTGAATATGAATTCTCCATTGGAAATTTCTATTATAAAAAAGGCTCTTACAATGCGGCAGTGCAGCGCTTTACCGGCCTGCTTGAAAACTACCCTGACTCAATGAAAGAATCTGAAACGCTTTATTATCTCGGTCTTTCTTATGAAAATCTGGGACAGCGTGACAAGGCGATAAATGCCCTGACTTCTCTAATTGTAAAATTCCCCACAATAAAACGTGCCAATGATGCGAGAGAACTCATCACTTCGTTTAAAGAAAAAAAGTGA
- a CDS encoding putative metal-binding motif-containing protein, whose translation MFKYRSIFIILFSVLVLALSFVPVHAACTDNDSDGYGSPGDISCPKGKLTDCNDNDNKVYPGAPKICDGKDNNCDGRLD comes from the coding sequence ATGTTTAAGTATCGATCAATTTTTATCATCCTGTTTTCTGTACTTGTGCTTGCCCTGTCATTTGTTCCGGTTCACGCGGCATGTACAGACAATGACTCAGACGGTTACGGCAGCCCCGGAGACATTTCATGTCCGAAGGGAAAGTTAACAGACTGTAACGACAACGACAACAAAGTCTATCCCGGAGCGCCGAAGATATGCGACGGCAAAGACAACAACTGTGACGGCAGGCTGGACTT
- a CDS encoding PBP1A family penicillin-binding protein — translation MKKFLFNTLIFVLVLIAGSAVGGYLALIKDIPQINEIKGYVPANGTKVYADDDSLVGEFKVEKGIFVPISKIPENLIRAVVAVEDSRFWQHKGIDYIAIIRAILKDIIAGRIKEGASTITQQLAKVIFLSPEKTVVRKLKEATLAFRIEKNLTKEEILELYLNKVYFGHGAYGVEMAARTYFGKSVSDLNLAEAALIGGLVKAPSKFSPYSDLDKAKERQHIVLRRMEEEKYITKDEAEKAYRQPLHLSSMRYELYTQNYFLEYIRKYLEDEYGVEKVYKGGLKVYTTLNKRMQAAAVRAMQNGLRELDKRQGYRGAIGHKDIILENELKEEKPFGKVVMRQGDIMTATVITVSDSQAIVKARGFTGRIFLPDTTWAKRLLDSSGKVIKDFRYFKLPDILRSGDVIRVKVKEMISNEPVFQLEQEPVVQGAIVAVEPSTGYIKAIVGGYDFGKSEFNRAVFAKRQAGSAFKPVIYAAAMDSGYTPASTIVDEPVSYSTEQFGEWRPENYDRKFHGPTRLREALAYSRNIVTIKLLEKVGVKDVIKFAGALGIPGPLPYNLSLALGSLSVTPLELTSAFCVFANDGMKINPIAIKYLLDADGNVLENNQPKGTGVISAQTAFLATSMLEDVVKYGTAKRARELQMPIAGKTGTTNDFKDAWFVGYTPELAAGVWVGFDNMRPLGARETGAKAALPIWMDFMKDVPANKTFPLPKGIVTAVIDPLTGLLATSDTEKMVEFFKEGTVPRAYSSKSQREAVRKKKMEFGAPEEPEHEAD, via the coding sequence ATGAAAAAATTTTTATTTAACACTCTCATCTTTGTACTCGTCTTAATAGCAGGCTCAGCCGTAGGGGGCTATCTTGCGCTGATAAAGGACATCCCGCAAATAAATGAGATCAAAGGCTATGTCCCTGCAAACGGGACAAAGGTCTACGCGGATGACGATAGCCTCGTCGGCGAGTTCAAGGTTGAAAAAGGCATATTCGTGCCCATCAGCAAGATCCCTGAAAATTTAATACGCGCTGTTGTGGCTGTTGAGGATTCAAGGTTCTGGCAGCATAAAGGCATCGACTACATCGCGATCATAAGGGCGATATTAAAAGATATTATCGCAGGCAGGATAAAGGAAGGCGCAAGCACTATCACCCAGCAGCTTGCGAAGGTGATCTTCCTTTCCCCCGAAAAAACCGTGGTCAGAAAATTAAAAGAGGCGACCCTGGCATTCAGGATCGAAAAGAACTTGACAAAAGAAGAGATCCTCGAACTTTATCTTAATAAGGTTTATTTCGGACACGGCGCTTACGGTGTCGAGATGGCGGCGAGGACTTATTTCGGCAAGTCTGTTTCTGATTTAAACCTCGCGGAGGCCGCGCTTATCGGCGGGCTCGTCAAGGCGCCGAGCAAATTTTCGCCATACAGCGATCTTGACAAGGCAAAGGAAAGGCAGCATATCGTTCTGAGAAGAATGGAGGAGGAAAAGTACATAACCAAAGATGAAGCGGAAAAGGCATACAGGCAGCCCCTTCATCTTTCAAGTATGAGGTATGAACTGTATACGCAAAATTATTTCCTCGAATATATCAGAAAATATCTTGAAGACGAATACGGCGTTGAAAAGGTGTATAAAGGCGGGCTCAAGGTGTATACGACGTTGAATAAAAGAATGCAGGCTGCCGCTGTCAGGGCAATGCAAAACGGCCTGCGGGAGCTGGACAAAAGGCAGGGCTACAGAGGGGCGATCGGACACAAAGACATTATCCTGGAGAATGAGTTAAAGGAAGAAAAACCGTTCGGGAAAGTTGTCATGCGGCAGGGCGACATCATGACTGCGACTGTGATTACAGTTTCCGACTCGCAGGCGATTGTCAAAGCAAGGGGCTTTACCGGCAGGATATTCCTGCCTGACACCACATGGGCAAAAAGATTACTTGATTCAAGCGGCAAGGTGATCAAGGATTTCAGATATTTCAAGCTCCCTGACATTCTGAGGTCAGGCGATGTCATCAGGGTCAAGGTAAAAGAGATGATAAGCAATGAGCCTGTTTTTCAGCTTGAGCAGGAGCCTGTTGTGCAGGGGGCAATTGTTGCCGTAGAGCCTTCCACCGGTTATATCAAGGCCATCGTCGGCGGATATGATTTCGGAAAGAGTGAATTCAACCGGGCTGTATTTGCGAAGAGGCAGGCGGGCTCCGCGTTCAAGCCTGTAATTTACGCGGCGGCCATGGACAGCGGCTACACTCCGGCAAGCACGATAGTGGATGAGCCTGTAAGTTACTCGACTGAACAGTTCGGCGAATGGAGGCCTGAAAACTATGACAGGAAGTTCCACGGGCCCACAAGATTGAGAGAGGCGCTCGCGTATTCAAGGAACATTGTCACGATAAAACTGCTTGAAAAAGTCGGCGTCAAGGACGTTATTAAATTCGCAGGCGCACTCGGCATTCCCGGTCCGCTTCCTTACAACCTGTCTCTCGCCCTCGGCAGCCTGAGTGTCACACCGCTTGAACTCACTTCCGCCTTTTGCGTATTTGCCAATGACGGAATGAAAATAAATCCGATCGCAATTAAATACTTACTGGATGCTGATGGAAATGTCCTTGAAAATAATCAGCCCAAAGGCACAGGAGTCATCAGCGCTCAGACCGCGTTTCTTGCCACATCGATGCTTGAGGATGTGGTGAAATACGGGACCGCCAAGCGCGCGCGGGAATTGCAGATGCCGATAGCGGGAAAGACGGGGACAACTAACGACTTCAAGGATGCGTGGTTTGTAGGATATACCCCTGAATTGGCCGCGGGAGTGTGGGTTGGCTTTGATAACATGCGGCCGCTTGGGGCAAGGGAGACAGGGGCAAAAGCCGCGCTGCCAATATGGATGGACTTTATGAAAGACGTGCCCGCGAACAAAACCTTTCCTTTACCCAAAGGCATTGTTACCGCGGTGATTGATCCGCTGACCGGACTTCTCGCTACAAGTGATACGGAAAAAATGGTGGAATTTTTCAAAGAGGGGACTGTCCCCAGGGCATACTCATCAAAGTCCCAAAGGGAAGCCGTCAGAAAAAAGAAAATGGAATTCGGCGCGCCTGAAGAGCCTGAGCATGAGGCGGATTGA